Proteins encoded in a region of the Inquilinus sp. KBS0705 genome:
- a CDS encoding DUF255 domain-containing protein, whose protein sequence is MKKIILLSFVFILAAKVGAFAQSALPSSESVLNKAYAQAAKENKKVILIFHASWCGWCKKMDASINDAALKPLFDANYVIAHLDVLEQPEKKNLENPGSTEVLAKFGGEKSGLPFWLVLDAKGTVLADSQMRPAGAALTTPGENVGCPAADNEVAFLTGILKATSKLTDDQLAIVAKRFALNKPTPVIKPAGTK, encoded by the coding sequence ATGAAAAAAATTATTTTACTATCGTTTGTATTTATACTTGCTGCTAAAGTAGGTGCATTTGCACAGTCGGCTTTGCCATCGTCAGAGAGTGTGCTAAACAAGGCTTATGCACAGGCAGCCAAAGAGAACAAAAAAGTAATATTAATATTCCATGCATCGTGGTGCGGCTGGTGCAAAAAAATGGACGCATCTATAAACGATGCTGCCCTTAAGCCGCTATTTGATGCCAACTATGTTATAGCACATTTAGATGTTTTAGAGCAACCTGAAAAAAAGAATTTGGAGAATCCGGGCTCTACAGAAGTATTGGCCAAATTTGGCGGCGAAAAATCGGGCTTACCTTTTTGGTTGGTTTTAGATGCTAAAGGAACGGTTTTGGCCGATAGCCAAATGAGGCCCGCAGGCGCTGCATTAACCACACCCGGCGAAAACGTAGGTTGCCCTGCTGCCGATAACGAAGTTGCCTTTTTAACCGGGATATTAAAAGCAACATCTAAATTAACCGACGACCAATTGGCTATTGTAGCTAAACGTTTTGCATTAAATAAACCTACCCCTGTTATAAAACCTGCGGGTACTAAATAA